AACCAATCATCCCATGACTGACCGGCAGGCAGTATTATACGCTTGTTACCTATAGCTGTAATTTCAATGTCACTCACATATTCCGGATAGGCAATTTCTTTTGGTATCCTGACAGCCTGACTACGATTACTCTTAAATATTTTTGTTTGGATGGATGTCATAATATTTCACCTTTATTTTTTTTATAATATAATCCTATACACTGGATATGTCAAAGGGATATACTTAGCGATACCATCATATAAATGAAAGCCGGTTAATAGGTTATGGGTAACTGCTTAAAAACCTTTTAACCGCGAACTACGCGAAAAGCACGAAAGGTTGGTTATTGGGTAATTGGGTTATGGGTTATAGGTTGATTCGTTAACTGGTTAACTGGTTATCAATATCCCCTTTTAAATGGAACAAACCGCATTAACCCCTGTTTTATCTCTTTCCATTTTGGCGCTGATTCAGGGTCATTATCCAGCCTTTGGGTAAACTCTATAAAGAAGATAATAAATATGCTAAGGAACAGACTCACTACAAACCCCAGGATTACATTAAGTTTTACCTTTGGCTTTATTGCTTTCTGTGGGGGTTCGGCGATCTCCAGCGTATTTAAAGTAGGCATATCCTTTGCCTCATCGAGCTTTGCCTGCTCAAGCTGGGTGGTAAGCATGGTGATTACACCTGTCTTGGCCTTTACCTTGAGAAGGAGCTTACTCTCATCATAATTAAGGGCAGGTATCCTGGTAAGGGGTATATAAAATTCCACCCTCCCATCATCAAGTTCTACTGGCACACTTACCTCCTGGGAATTGGTCAGCCTGGTGATATTTTTATTTATTGCATTTATCTGGGCATCAAGCTGTTCAAGCTCTATATGAGGCCCCTTGTAGAATCTCTCTTTTGCGGCCTTTGCTACCTCAAGGGCAACCCTCTGGCTTTCCATCTCTGCAAGCACCTCCAGCGTTGCCTCTGTCTGTTTGCTTATTGATATGGCCCTGTTTTTCTCCTGGAATTCGCGAAGCTCCTTCTGAGCAATGTCAAG
The genomic region above belongs to Desulfatiglans sp. and contains:
- a CDS encoding AbrB/MazE/SpoVT family DNA-binding domain-containing protein, encoding MTSIQTKIFKSNRSQAVRIPKEIAYPEYVSDIEITAIGNKRIILPAGQSWDDW